The nucleotide window GCCGCGCGACCGGCTGGGTCCGACCGGCCGAGAAGTCGTTGCAGCGACGCGGCCAGATCCGAGCCGAGGTCACGCGAGGTGGCTGTCGCCGCCGGGGGCAGCGCCCGGATGACGAGCCTGACGCCGGGCGGGATGGTGGGGAGCGCTTCGGCGGCCAACGCCCGCAGTCGGCGCTGCACCCGGTGACGCACCACCGACCCGCCCACCGACCGGCCCACGGTGAAGCCGAACTGCGGCGGCGACGTCGGCCGAGACGGTGTGCTTCCGGGCCGCGCGGCTGACGGCGCGTCGAGGGACCCGCCCTGGGGCGAGACGGGTTGCAGCGATGCCGGCTCGAGAAGGTGAACGACCAGCGTGCGGCGGCCGGCACGGCGGCCGCGGCGTACCACCTCGGCGAAGTCCACCGATCGCCGCAGACGGGACCGGGCGGGGATCACGGACGGAGCCGCGCTGATCGGGCCAGCTCAGGCCGACAGGCGGTCGCGGCCCTTGCCCCGTCGAGCGGACACGATGGCGCGGCCGGCGCGGGTGCGCATGCGCAGGCGGAAACCGTGCGTCTTCGCGCGACGACGGTTGTTCGGCTGGAACGTGCGCTTCATCGGGATACTCCTGGGGCGGTGACCGATACTCCTGGGGCGGTGACCGTGGCCGCGAGCGGCGGCCGGGGACGGCCCCGAGCGCCCGCGGGCCGGCCCACGGTACGGAACGCCGCCGGACGCGGTCAAACTCGGGCCAGCGGCGTCCCGCCAGGGCAACAGCACCGGGACGCCGACACGCCGTCGCCAGGCCACCTCCCGCTCGCGGGTTGTGGACAACCGGTTGCTGGCCCCCATCAGCGCTCACTAGGGTCCGCGGAGTCGTCGCACGACCTACCGCTGCGGCGGTCCTCCCCGGGTCGCGCGAGTCGAGCGCCGCTGCCGCACGATGCGGTTGGCCGGCATCTGCCGTGGAGCCCGGTCCACATCCTGTGGACGTGTATGTGGATGAAGGTCGAGGGGAGGATCGACGTGGACGAGCATCTCGATCAGGCGGTCGACCTCGACCGGTTGTGGGCCGCAGCCCTGGCAGCGGCCGACGCGGCGATCTCGCCACAGGTCCGCGCTTTCGTCTCGCTCACCCGGCCACTGGGTCTGGTCGAGGACACCGCTCTGGTCGCCGCGCCCAACACCTTCACCCGGGACGTGCTGGAGACGCGCCTCAAGCCGCTGCTCACCGGGGCGCTGTCCGAGGCCCTCGGGCGCCCGGTCAAGCTCGGCATCACCGTCGACCCCTCGATCGCGCCCGATCTGGACGACGAGGCGACCGACGCGCTCGCGGACGCGACGTACGCCGCCGATGACGCCACCGAGCCCAGCCTGGACCTGCGGGCAGGCCACCGGGACGAGGCCCTCGCCGGTGTCGCCGAGCCGGCTCTGGCAGCCAGG belongs to Actinomycetota bacterium and includes:
- a CDS encoding 50S ribosomal protein L34 translates to MKRTFQPNNRRRAKTHGFRLRMRTRAGRAIVSARRGKGRDRLSA
- the rnpA gene encoding ribonuclease P protein component; amino-acid sequence: MIPARSRLRRSVDFAEVVRRGRRAGRRTLVVHLLEPASLQPVSPQGGSLDAPSAARPGSTPSRPTSPPQFGFTVGRSVGGSVVRHRVQRRLRALAAEALPTIPPGVRLVIRALPPAATATSRDLGSDLAASLQRLLGRSDPAGRAAVPLPAVPSGE